The genomic segment TTTCCTGCTTCGATTCCCTTTATTGCGAAGAAGAAAAATGGTTAGAATTTGAAGAAGAACAAGAAAGCGAAGTTACCTTAAACAAGAACTGTCCCGATCCCAAAAATCCATCCTTTTTCCCCTTGTTTCATGCATTGGAACGAGATTCGTTCTGGGGAGATGAAGAACTTGAATCCCTTTTCTGCAAAGAGAAAGAATCTTGTCCTAAATCCGACAACATTGTTGATACAATTTGTTCCCTTTCACTAGCAAGAAAAGAATCTGTGGAGTGGATACTGAGAGTCAATGCTTGTTATGGATTCTCAGCCACGACTGCTGTTCTTGCtgttaattattttgacagGTTTCTTTGGAGCTCAACTTTACAAAAGGATAATAAGGCATGGATGATGCAGCTTGCTTCTGTTACTTGTCTCTCCTTGGCTACTAAAGTTGAAGAAACCGATGCCCCCCTTCTCTTAGATCTTCAGGTATTATTTGAAACTAAACATTTTTTCAGTTGGATCTTAATAatctttgttggttttagtttgTTGTCTTTAATCTGCTGCTAATTCTCTCTTTGATCAACTTTAGGTGGAGTGTTCAAAATATGTGTTTGATGCCAAAACCATTCAAAAAATGGAGCTTCTGGTTCTTTCAACACTCAAATGGAGGATGAATCCAGTGACCccactttcatttcttgatCACGTTGTGAGGAGGCTTGGGGTGAAGGACTATAACTATATCCGCTGGGAATTTCTCTGGAGCTGTGAAAGTCTTCTGCTCTCAGTTA from the Primulina tabacum isolate GXHZ01 chromosome 8, ASM2559414v2, whole genome shotgun sequence genome contains:
- the LOC142552538 gene encoding cyclin-D3-3-like is translated as MNIQQNAPFSCFDSLYCEEEKWLEFEEEQESEVTLNKNCPDPKNPSFFPLFHALERDSFWGDEELESLFCKEKESCPKSDNIVDTICSLSLARKESVEWILRVNACYGFSATTAVLAVNYFDRFLWSSTLQKDNKAWMMQLASVTCLSLATKVEETDAPLLLDLQVECSKYVFDAKTIQKMELLVLSTLKWRMNPVTPLSFLDHVVRRLGVKDYNYIRWEFLWSCESLLLSVISDSRIVQYLPSVLATATMLQVIHQFQPCNDSIDYENQLLLVLKTRKEQVDDCYNLISHILHNKYSSPKRKSSQVSSIPNGSNDQLETSSCISSSPNQPVQKKIRVQEQHMKLGSLTRVFVDPICSNPR